A genomic stretch from Flavobacterium sp. KS-LB2 includes:
- a CDS encoding pseudouridine synthase yields MLEILYQDEYIIAINKPSGLLVHKSFYARDAKVYAIQELRNQIGGQHVYPIHRLDRKTSGVLLFALDKVVLKIMNDRFATREVEKKYLAILRGWSPEDLTIDYDLINDDGIIQNAITYFHRLQTTEIELEFNNKPTSRYCLVEAIPETGRMHQLRKHFKHIFHPILGSRPHGCNKQNKLWLEHFELKGMMLHAHQLIFNHPITNEPLILNAKINEEFSRVGTILKLDLNTYE; encoded by the coding sequence ATGTTAGAAATTCTGTACCAAGACGAATATATTATTGCCATTAATAAACCAAGTGGATTGTTAGTCCACAAATCGTTTTACGCGCGCGATGCAAAAGTTTATGCGATTCAAGAATTGAGAAATCAAATAGGAGGGCAACACGTTTATCCTATTCATCGGTTAGATCGCAAAACATCCGGTGTCTTGTTATTTGCGTTGGATAAAGTGGTTTTGAAAATTATGAATGATCGTTTTGCCACACGCGAAGTCGAAAAAAAATATTTAGCAATTTTACGTGGTTGGTCACCCGAAGATCTAACGATTGATTATGATTTAATCAATGATGATGGCATTATACAAAATGCAATAACCTACTTTCATCGATTGCAAACTACCGAAATTGAGTTAGAATTTAACAATAAACCTACGTCACGTTATTGTTTGGTAGAGGCGATTCCTGAAACGGGACGGATGCATCAATTACGAAAACATTTCAAACATATTTTTCATCCCATTTTAGGAAGTCGTCCACATGGTTGTAACAAACAAAATAAATTATGGTTGGAGCATTTTGAACTGAAAGGAATGATGCTTCATGCACACCAGTTAATTTTTAATCATCCCATAACTAATGAACCACTTATCCTGAATGCAAAGATTAATGAAGAGTTTAGCAGAGTAGGTACTATTCTTAAGCTAGATTTGAATACCTATGAATAG
- a CDS encoding YifB family Mg chelatase-like AAA ATPase produces the protein MLVKVFGSAVFGVEATTITVEVNIDKGIGYHLVGLPDNAIKESSYRIAAALKNNGYAMPGKKITINMAPADLRKEGSAYDLTLTIGILVASGQIKADDVDKYIIMGELSLDGSLQPIRGALPIAIKAKEEGFKGFFLPKQNVKEAAIVAGLDVYGVENVQEVIDFLEGKGTLEPTTIDTRAEFYKTLDFPEFDFSDVKGQESIKRCMEIAAAGGHNIILIGPPGAGKTMLAKRLPSILPPMTLREALETTKIHSVAGKLKEVGLMNQRPFRSPHHTISNVALVGGGSYPQPGEISMAHNGVLFLDELPEFKRDVLEVMRQPLEDREVTISRAKFTVTYPSSFMLVASMNPSPSGFFNDPDSPQTSSPHEMQRYLSKISGPLLDRIDIHIEVTPVPFEKLSDDQKAESSVDIRKRVTAAREIQTERFEQMENIHYNAQMNTKHIREYCALDDVSKQLLKTAMERLNLSARAYDRILKVARTIADLDAAPIVVSSHIAEAIQYRSLDRDGWLG, from the coding sequence ATGCTAGTTAAAGTTTTCGGAAGTGCCGTTTTTGGAGTTGAAGCTACAACTATTACAGTTGAAGTAAATATTGATAAAGGGATTGGGTATCATTTAGTTGGCTTACCAGACAATGCAATTAAAGAAAGTAGTTATCGTATTGCCGCAGCGCTTAAAAATAATGGTTATGCTATGCCTGGCAAAAAAATCACCATCAATATGGCTCCCGCTGATTTGCGCAAAGAAGGTTCAGCCTATGATTTGACTTTAACAATAGGGATTTTGGTCGCATCAGGTCAAATCAAAGCGGATGATGTAGATAAATACATCATTATGGGGGAACTTTCCCTTGATGGCAGCCTTCAACCGATACGTGGTGCGTTGCCAATTGCCATTAAAGCCAAAGAAGAAGGTTTTAAAGGTTTTTTTCTTCCGAAGCAAAATGTAAAAGAAGCCGCAATCGTTGCTGGATTAGATGTGTATGGAGTAGAAAATGTTCAGGAAGTGATTGATTTCCTGGAGGGAAAAGGAACGCTGGAACCAACAACAATAGATACGAGAGCTGAATTTTATAAAACATTAGACTTTCCCGAATTCGATTTTAGTGATGTCAAAGGGCAGGAGTCCATAAAACGCTGTATGGAAATAGCTGCTGCCGGAGGACATAATATTATCTTGATTGGTCCACCGGGAGCCGGAAAAACGATGCTTGCTAAACGATTACCCAGTATTTTGCCGCCTATGACGTTGCGTGAAGCCTTAGAAACAACTAAAATTCATAGCGTTGCCGGAAAATTAAAGGAAGTCGGTTTGATGAATCAACGGCCGTTTCGTAGTCCACACCATACAATTTCGAATGTCGCTTTGGTGGGCGGAGGAAGTTATCCGCAACCGGGCGAAATTTCTATGGCACATAATGGCGTTTTATTTTTGGATGAGTTACCTGAATTTAAAAGAGACGTTTTGGAAGTGATGCGTCAACCGCTGGAAGATAGAGAAGTAACGATTTCAAGAGCCAAATTTACGGTTACTTATCCGTCGTCTTTTATGCTGGTGGCGAGTATGAATCCGAGTCCAAGTGGTTTCTTCAATGATCCCGATTCACCACAAACGTCTTCACCACACGAAATGCAACGGTATTTGAGTAAAATCTCAGGACCTTTATTGGATAGAATTGATATTCATATTGAAGTAACGCCAGTTCCTTTCGAAAAATTATCGGATGATCAAAAAGCGGAAAGCAGTGTTGACATTCGGAAAAGAGTGACTGCGGCGCGAGAAATTCAAACCGAACGCTTTGAGCAAATGGAAAATATACATTATAATGCCCAAATGAATACCAAACACATTCGGGAGTACTGCGCTTTGGATGATGTTTCTAAGCAATTATTGAAAACGGCGATGGAACGATTGAATCTCTCGGCGCGGGCCTATGACAGGATTTTGAAAGTAGCACGCACGATCGCTGATTTGGATGCAGCTCCAATAGTGGTTTCGAGCCATATTGCCGAAGCCATTCAATATAGAAGTTTGGATCGTGATGGTTGGTTGGGCTAA
- a CDS encoding amidohydrolase family protein → MKKILLLLYFSILLPKAYAQEYFPNNESVQNKNTNFTAFTNAKIYVTPTQIIEKGTLLIQNGKVIGAGNNIVIPKNCTTINLEGKSIYPSFIDMYTNFGIEKPKGISSADRIALYDTKKSGHYWNENIKSEVNGYESFKYDQTKADELLKAGFGIVGTHVQDGIARGSGTLIALNNFDKSNQLLSDKVTNHFAFTKSVTTNQAYPSSLMGMMALLRQMYLDLDWYKKGNATTKDLSLEALSNNEKLVQIFATEDKLNSLRASKIAKEFGLNYVLKGNGNEFERIEEIKKTNSKFIIPINFPEAYDVSDPNQANQMELKDLRFWNQAPTNLKVLSDNGIIFALTTDKLKKLEDFRPNLLRAIKYGFDKTKALEALTTIPASILGKSNEIGSLRTGSLANFIITSGEIFNEKTILYENWVQGNKFVITDIAIRDIRGNYDLTINTEKYKWKIDGEITAPKSEITTVDNKKIKSKLTFTNNWISTVIKPIDSTKTSFTRLIGYIEDNQALSGKAVLFNGNEVKWSAVKTAPYVKVIDSAKIEKNNAIMPTTFPNVAYGNLKKPTAQTLLFKNATVWTNEKDGILEETDVLVKNGKIASIGKNISDASATIVDAKGKHLTSGIIDEHSHIAISNGVNEGGHNSSAEVTIQDVVNSEDINIYRDLAGGVTISQLLHGSANPIGGRSAIVKWKWGAPADEMLYKDQPGFIKFALGENVKQSSSRSNNPTRFPQTRMGVEQVFTDYFQRAKEYDMAWKAYNSSGKKGKGKAPRVDLELQTLAEILNKERFITCHSYVQSEILMLMNVAEKFNFKVNTYTHILEGYKVADKMKEHGVGASTFSDWWAYKFEVNDAIPFNGPIMHNAGLVVAYNSDDAEMSRRLNQEAAKAVKYGNISEEEAWKFVTLNPAKLLHIDDKVGSIKVGKDADMVLWNANPLSIYAKAEKTMIEGVVYYDVQKDQEQRVAIAKERNELIGQLLQEKNKGMITQEPKKAEKKEYHCDTMEE, encoded by the coding sequence ATGAAAAAAATCTTACTTCTACTGTATTTCAGTATTTTATTACCAAAAGCCTATGCGCAAGAATACTTTCCTAACAATGAAAGTGTTCAAAACAAAAACACAAATTTTACTGCTTTTACCAATGCAAAAATTTATGTTACACCTACACAAATTATTGAAAAAGGAACTTTATTAATTCAAAACGGTAAAGTGATTGGTGCTGGAAATAATATCGTTATTCCTAAAAATTGTACCACCATTAATTTAGAAGGAAAATCAATTTATCCTTCGTTTATTGATATGTACACTAATTTTGGTATCGAAAAACCAAAAGGAATTAGCAGTGCTGACAGAATTGCTTTATATGATACCAAAAAATCTGGGCATTACTGGAACGAAAATATCAAATCAGAAGTAAATGGTTATGAAAGTTTTAAATACGATCAAACTAAAGCCGATGAATTATTGAAAGCAGGATTTGGTATCGTTGGAACTCACGTTCAAGACGGAATTGCTCGCGGTTCAGGAACATTAATTGCGTTGAATAATTTTGATAAAAGCAACCAATTACTATCTGATAAAGTAACCAACCACTTTGCATTTACTAAAAGTGTGACAACGAATCAAGCTTATCCAAGTTCATTGATGGGAATGATGGCATTGCTTCGCCAAATGTATTTAGATTTAGATTGGTACAAAAAAGGAAATGCCACTACCAAAGATTTATCTTTAGAGGCCTTGTCAAATAATGAAAAATTAGTTCAAATATTTGCTACTGAGGACAAATTAAATAGCTTGAGAGCTTCAAAAATAGCCAAAGAATTTGGATTAAATTATGTGTTGAAAGGAAACGGAAATGAGTTTGAGCGTATTGAAGAAATCAAAAAAACAAATTCGAAATTTATTATTCCAATCAATTTCCCTGAAGCGTATGATGTTTCTGATCCAAACCAAGCCAATCAAATGGAGTTAAAAGACTTGCGTTTTTGGAATCAAGCACCAACCAATCTGAAAGTTTTATCCGATAACGGAATTATTTTTGCCTTAACAACTGACAAGTTAAAGAAGTTAGAAGATTTTAGACCTAATCTATTAAGAGCGATTAAATACGGATTTGATAAAACAAAAGCCTTAGAAGCTTTGACAACTATTCCTGCTTCTATTTTAGGAAAAAGTAATGAAATAGGAAGCTTGAGAACAGGAAGCTTGGCTAATTTTATTATTACATCTGGTGAGATTTTCAATGAAAAAACAATACTTTATGAAAACTGGGTACAGGGTAACAAATTTGTTATAACTGATATAGCCATTAGAGATATTCGTGGGAATTATGATTTAACCATTAATACTGAAAAATACAAATGGAAGATTGATGGCGAAATTACAGCACCAAAATCTGAGATAACCACAGTTGATAATAAAAAAATCAAATCAAAACTTACTTTTACCAATAACTGGATTTCAACGGTAATTAAACCTATAGACTCTACTAAAACTAGTTTCACCAGATTAATTGGCTATATCGAAGACAATCAAGCACTTTCAGGAAAAGCCGTTTTGTTCAATGGGAACGAAGTAAAATGGTCTGCAGTAAAAACAGCTCCTTATGTAAAAGTTATTGATTCCGCAAAAATTGAAAAGAACAATGCCATCATGCCAACAACATTTCCTAATGTTGCTTATGGTAATTTGAAAAAACCAACTGCACAAACACTATTATTTAAAAATGCTACCGTTTGGACCAATGAAAAAGATGGTATTTTAGAAGAAACGGACGTATTAGTAAAAAATGGAAAGATTGCATCTATTGGAAAAAATATTTCTGATGCATCAGCAACAATCGTTGATGCTAAAGGAAAGCATTTAACAAGCGGTATCATTGATGAACATTCCCATATCGCTATTTCTAATGGAGTTAATGAAGGTGGACACAATTCAAGTGCCGAAGTAACGATACAAGATGTAGTGAATTCAGAAGACATTAATATATACAGAGATTTAGCAGGTGGGGTAACTATTTCACAATTATTACACGGATCAGCGAATCCAATTGGTGGACGTTCAGCAATTGTAAAATGGAAATGGGGAGCACCAGCAGATGAAATGCTTTACAAAGACCAACCGGGTTTTATCAAGTTTGCTTTGGGAGAAAATGTAAAACAATCTAGCTCAAGAAGCAATAATCCTACTCGTTTTCCTCAAACCAGAATGGGTGTTGAGCAAGTATTTACAGATTACTTCCAACGAGCAAAAGAATATGATATGGCTTGGAAAGCGTACAATTCAAGTGGTAAAAAAGGAAAAGGCAAGGCTCCTAGAGTAGATTTAGAGCTACAAACATTAGCTGAAATATTAAATAAAGAACGTTTCATTACCTGTCACTCCTACGTACAATCTGAAATTTTGATGTTAATGAATGTTGCCGAAAAATTTAATTTTAAAGTAAATACATATACACACATTTTAGAAGGATATAAAGTAGCTGACAAAATGAAGGAACACGGTGTAGGTGCCTCAACTTTCTCTGATTGGTGGGCGTATAAATTTGAAGTAAATGATGCAATCCCTTTCAACGGACCAATTATGCACAATGCAGGACTTGTAGTAGCTTATAATTCTGATGACGCTGAAATGTCTAGAAGATTGAATCAAGAAGCGGCAAAAGCGGTGAAATACGGCAATATTTCAGAAGAAGAAGCTTGGAAATTTGTAACCTTAAATCCTGCAAAATTGTTACATATTGATGATAAAGTAGGAAGTATAAAAGTGGGTAAAGATGCTGATATGGTATTATGGAACGCTAATCCATTATCAATTTATGCAAAAGCTGAAAAAACAATGATTGAAGGGGTCGTTTATTATGATGTTCAAAAAGATCAGGAACAAAGAGTAGCTATTGCTAAAGAACGAAATGAATTAATTGGTCAACTATTACAGGAAAAAAATAAAGGTATGATTACTCAGGAACCTAAAAAAGCGGAAAAGAAAGAGTACCACTGTGATACCATGGAAGAATAA
- a CDS encoding DEAD/DEAH box helicase, producing the protein MSFNSLGLSDALLKAISKKGYTTPSPIQQKAIPPILEGKDVLASAQTGTGKTAGFTLPILQLLSQGQHLRQRPIRALILTPTRELAAQILANIKEYSVFLDLKSTVIFGGVNQNPQVTQLRQGVDILVATPGRLIDLQNQGLISLAKVEILVLDEADRMLDMGFLRDIERILKVLPTKRQNLLFSATFSKDIKKLAMGILHHPVHVEATPENTTVDAITQIIYPVAKEKKTELIIKLITEGNWKQILVFTRTKQGANKLTESMISAGIKAAAIHGNKGQGARTKALAGFKDGSLTALVATDIAARGLDIPLLPHVVNFELPNIPEDYVHRIGRTGRAGANGEAISLFSPDETVFLRDIEKLVGLNLPKENIKGFEPDPNASKEPIKQGQGRQQRDSTPRKPKTDTTNRSSNNSFGPRRPSQNNDRRSNR; encoded by the coding sequence AACAAAAAGCAATTCCCCCAATATTAGAAGGCAAAGATGTTTTAGCATCTGCACAAACAGGAACAGGAAAAACAGCCGGTTTTACATTACCTATTTTACAACTATTATCACAGGGCCAGCACTTAAGACAAAGACCTATTCGTGCCTTAATATTGACGCCAACCAGAGAATTAGCCGCACAAATATTAGCCAACATCAAGGAATACAGTGTATTTTTAGACTTAAAAAGCACCGTTATTTTTGGTGGTGTAAATCAGAATCCCCAGGTAACGCAATTGCGTCAGGGTGTCGATATTTTAGTCGCCACTCCAGGTCGATTAATCGATTTGCAAAACCAAGGTTTAATATCACTTGCAAAAGTAGAAATCTTAGTTTTAGACGAGGCTGATCGAATGTTAGACATGGGTTTTTTACGAGATATAGAACGAATCTTAAAAGTATTGCCTACTAAAAGACAAAACTTACTTTTTTCGGCAACCTTTTCAAAAGACATAAAGAAATTGGCGATGGGTATTTTGCACCATCCCGTTCACGTAGAAGCAACTCCGGAAAACACTACCGTAGATGCTATTACTCAAATAATATATCCTGTTGCCAAAGAGAAAAAAACAGAACTCATCATTAAATTGATTACAGAAGGAAACTGGAAGCAAATTTTGGTTTTTACCCGTACCAAACAAGGCGCTAATAAATTGACAGAAAGCATGATTAGTGCCGGAATCAAAGCAGCAGCCATTCACGGAAATAAAGGTCAGGGCGCACGTACCAAAGCCTTAGCGGGTTTCAAAGACGGAAGCCTGACCGCTTTAGTCGCTACCGATATTGCGGCTAGAGGACTGGATATTCCATTGTTACCGCATGTGGTCAATTTTGAATTGCCTAATATTCCTGAAGATTACGTTCACCGAATTGGTCGTACAGGAAGAGCTGGTGCCAATGGGGAAGCTATTTCGTTATTCAGTCCGGACGAAACGGTCTTTTTACGTGATATCGAAAAATTAGTAGGTTTGAATTTGCCCAAAGAAAACATCAAAGGTTTCGAACCCGATCCTAACGCTTCCAAAGAACCAATCAAGCAAGGGCAAGGAAGACAACAACGCGATTCAACTCCGCGAAAACCAAAAACTGACACTACAAACCGAAGCAGCAATAACAGTTTTGGTCCAAGACGCCCAAGTCAAAATAATGACCGACGCTCAAATAGATAA